A genome region from Brooklawnia propionicigenes includes the following:
- the recA gene encoding recombinase RecA, protein MAVADREKALEAALAQIEKQHGKGSIMRLGDQSHAQIEVIPTGSIALDVALGIGGLPRGRIVEVYGPESSGKTTVALHAIANAQAEGGICAFIDAEHALDPTYAAALGVDTDALLVSQPDNGEQALEIADTLIRSGALALIVIDSVAALTPKAEIEGEMGDSHVGLQARLMSQALRKITGALKSANTTAIFINQLREKIGVMFGSPETTTGGRALKFYSSVRLDVRRIESLKDGAEIVGNRTRVKVVKNKVAPPFKQAEFDIMYGRGISREGSLIDMGVDTGLVRKAGSWFTYGDDQLGQGKENARNYLLANPDVAKELDTKIREAMGMGEAEVPEGVDPVTGEVDF, encoded by the coding sequence ATGGCTGTTGCAGATCGCGAGAAAGCCCTCGAGGCAGCACTCGCCCAGATTGAGAAGCAGCACGGTAAGGGCTCGATCATGCGGCTGGGAGACCAGAGCCATGCCCAGATCGAAGTGATCCCCACCGGCTCGATCGCGCTCGATGTGGCACTCGGCATCGGGGGTCTTCCCCGAGGCCGGATCGTTGAGGTCTACGGTCCTGAATCGAGCGGTAAGACGACCGTTGCGTTGCATGCGATCGCCAATGCGCAGGCCGAGGGCGGCATCTGTGCCTTCATCGATGCCGAGCATGCGCTCGACCCGACCTACGCCGCGGCGCTCGGCGTCGACACCGATGCGCTGCTGGTCAGCCAGCCCGACAACGGTGAACAGGCTCTGGAGATCGCTGACACCCTGATCCGTTCGGGGGCGCTGGCGCTCATCGTGATCGACTCGGTCGCCGCGCTCACCCCGAAGGCCGAGATCGAAGGCGAGATGGGCGACTCCCATGTCGGACTGCAGGCCCGGCTGATGAGCCAGGCGCTGCGCAAGATCACCGGCGCCCTCAAGTCCGCGAACACCACAGCGATCTTCATCAACCAGTTGCGCGAGAAGATCGGAGTGATGTTCGGTAGCCCCGAGACCACCACCGGCGGGCGGGCGCTCAAGTTCTACTCCTCGGTACGCCTCGACGTGCGGCGTATCGAGTCGCTCAAGGATGGCGCCGAGATCGTGGGCAACCGGACCCGCGTGAAGGTCGTCAAGAACAAGGTCGCGCCGCCGTTCAAGCAGGCGGAGTTCGACATCATGTACGGGCGGGGCATCTCCCGTGAGGGCAGCCTGATCGACATGGGTGTGGATACTGGGCTGGTCCGCAAGGCCGGTTCATGGTTCACCTACGGCGATGACCAGTTGGGGCAGGGCAAGGAGAACGCCCGCAACTACCTGCTGGCGAATCCCGATGTGGCCAAGGAGCTGGATACCAAGATTCGCGAGGCGATGGGCATGGGTGAGGCGGAGGTGCCCGAGGGCGTCGATCCGGTTACCGGTGAGGTCGACTTCTGA
- the hflX gene encoding GTPase HflX, which produces MTDDALNHEETWDTDDEHTDPDELFDDDDWDDEADDGELDLAQRHSLRRVAGLSTELEDVSEVEYRQLRLERVVLVSVWTTGTQQDVDNAMFELKALAETAGSQVLEGLVQRRQKPDPATYVGRGKVDEVREVVQATGADTVICDGELSPAQLRTLEDRIGVKVVDRTALILDIFAQHAKSVEGKAQVELAQLNYLKQRLRGWGGNLSRQVGGRASGGAGIGGRGPGETKIETDRRRINHRISVLRGKLREMEGTRAIKRADRQRHRVPSVAIVGYTNAGKSSLLNRLTHAGVLVEDALFATLDPTTRRTTTADGRVYTLTDTVGFVRHLPTDLVEAFRSTLEETVDADLLVHVVDGSDADPLGQIDAVRTVLAEIGASDRPEQLVINKIDQADPDVLAVVMRRYPEAIAVSARTGEGIETLRETIERRLPVPQTEITALVPWDRGDLVDRVHREADVFSLEHEPGGTLITARVHPDLAAQLNPYAQANRQPQ; this is translated from the coding sequence ATGACAGACGATGCCCTGAACCACGAAGAGACCTGGGATACCGACGACGAGCACACCGATCCGGACGAGCTTTTCGATGATGACGACTGGGACGACGAAGCCGACGACGGCGAACTCGATCTAGCCCAGCGCCATTCGCTGCGGCGGGTGGCCGGCTTGTCGACCGAACTGGAAGACGTCAGCGAGGTCGAGTACCGCCAGCTACGGCTGGAACGGGTCGTGCTGGTCAGTGTCTGGACCACGGGCACGCAGCAGGACGTCGACAACGCCATGTTCGAACTGAAGGCGCTGGCCGAGACGGCCGGTTCGCAGGTGCTGGAAGGGCTGGTGCAGCGCCGGCAGAAGCCCGATCCGGCCACCTATGTCGGGCGCGGCAAGGTCGACGAAGTACGAGAAGTGGTGCAGGCGACCGGAGCCGACACGGTGATCTGCGACGGCGAATTGAGCCCAGCTCAATTGCGCACCCTGGAAGACCGGATCGGCGTCAAGGTTGTCGACCGGACGGCACTGATTCTCGACATCTTTGCCCAGCATGCCAAGAGCGTGGAGGGCAAGGCGCAGGTCGAACTCGCGCAACTCAACTACCTCAAGCAGCGGCTGCGCGGCTGGGGCGGCAATCTGAGCCGCCAGGTGGGCGGCCGGGCCTCCGGCGGCGCGGGGATCGGTGGACGCGGACCCGGTGAGACGAAGATTGAGACCGACCGACGGCGGATCAACCATCGCATCTCGGTGCTGCGCGGCAAGCTGCGCGAGATGGAAGGTACGCGTGCCATCAAGCGCGCCGACCGGCAACGGCACCGCGTCCCTTCGGTGGCGATCGTCGGTTACACCAATGCCGGCAAGTCGTCGCTGCTGAACCGGCTCACCCATGCCGGCGTGCTGGTCGAGGATGCGTTGTTCGCGACCCTGGATCCGACCACCCGCCGCACGACGACTGCCGATGGCCGGGTCTACACCCTCACCGACACGGTCGGCTTCGTCCGCCATCTCCCCACCGATCTGGTGGAAGCCTTCCGCTCGACCCTGGAAGAGACCGTGGACGCCGACCTGCTGGTGCACGTCGTCGACGGTTCCGACGCCGACCCGCTCGGCCAGATCGACGCGGTGCGGACCGTCTTGGCCGAGATCGGCGCGTCGGATCGTCCCGAGCAGCTGGTCATCAACAAGATCGACCAGGCCGATCCCGACGTGCTCGCGGTCGTGATGCGCCGATATCCCGAAGCGATCGCGGTGTCGGCCCGAACGGGCGAGGGCATCGAGACGCTCCGCGAGACGATCGAGCGGCGGTTGCCGGTACCGCAGACCGAGATCACCGCGCTGGTGCCGTGGGACCGGGGCGATCTGGTTGACCGGGTGCACCGGGAGGCGGATGTGTTCAGTCTCGAGCATGAGCCCGGCGGCACGCTGATCACGGCGCGGGTGCATCCCGATCTGGCGGCCCAACTGAACCCGTACGCCCAGGCCAACAGGCAGCCGCAGTGA
- a CDS encoding ATP-dependent DNA helicase — protein MSDLPGQASQALAAAVAALGGTSRPGQQTMSDQVAASLDEGVHLLVQAGTGTGKSLGYLIPAMIWAVGSKQTALVATATLALQAQLAHKDIPIAARAVASVVGREPRTQILKGRSNYICLLRVRDQTGGEQDSLLGGAELVEAVRDSGSDATSSLGAEVIALREWADDQAKDGGLADRDDAPSHSPRAWAQVSVPVRECLGANVCPYGAECFVEEARARARQADLVVTNHALLAINAMHGGTALPEYGPVIIDEAHELVNRVTGAASSELSAQQIGRVSKRASAWLDDDLATELLEVADTFADALAEVAPGRITEPGSLAVEAAALVREVSRRAVSALATGSGQSSDPEQRQQAASAMKEIFEIAERMARLDEHDVVWLSAHDRFGRQLNVAPLSVAGLMRENVLEEHPTILTSATLTVGGAFESMAGSVGLRRADRIAADTEAGDAGQWRAIDVGSPFDYAKQGILYVATGLRNPGRDGIGADALAELAELIWAADGRTLGLFASQRSAEAAAEHLRGALPGLNVMCQGEANLSELTRTFIAEEDSVLLGTMSLWQGIDVPGDTCRLVVIDKIPFPRPDDPLMQARQQAVAQAGGNGFMQVAASHAALLLAQGAGRLIRSTSDRGVVAVLDPRLIKARYSGFLRASLPPFWTTTDAEVAIQALQRLGTS, from the coding sequence GTGAGCGATTTGCCTGGCCAAGCCTCCCAGGCGCTGGCTGCGGCGGTCGCTGCTCTCGGAGGCACCTCGCGTCCGGGACAGCAGACGATGAGCGATCAGGTGGCGGCGAGCCTGGACGAGGGGGTTCACCTGCTCGTCCAGGCCGGTACCGGCACCGGAAAGTCGCTCGGCTACCTCATCCCGGCGATGATCTGGGCAGTGGGATCGAAACAGACCGCGCTGGTGGCCACGGCCACCTTGGCGTTGCAGGCTCAGCTGGCCCACAAAGACATTCCGATCGCCGCGCGTGCGGTCGCCTCGGTCGTGGGTCGCGAACCGCGCACGCAGATCCTCAAGGGACGTTCGAACTACATCTGCCTGCTGCGGGTACGCGATCAGACGGGTGGCGAACAGGATTCGCTGCTCGGCGGCGCCGAGCTCGTCGAGGCGGTGCGCGATTCGGGATCCGATGCCACCTCCAGTCTGGGAGCCGAGGTCATCGCGCTCCGCGAATGGGCTGATGACCAGGCCAAGGACGGCGGACTTGCCGACCGGGACGACGCACCGAGCCATTCCCCGCGGGCCTGGGCGCAGGTCTCGGTGCCGGTACGCGAATGCCTGGGGGCCAACGTCTGCCCCTACGGCGCAGAGTGCTTCGTCGAGGAGGCGCGAGCCAGGGCCAGGCAGGCCGACCTGGTGGTCACCAACCACGCGCTGCTGGCCATCAACGCCATGCACGGCGGCACGGCGCTGCCCGAGTACGGTCCGGTCATCATCGATGAGGCGCACGAACTGGTCAACCGGGTCACCGGTGCGGCGAGCAGCGAACTGTCGGCGCAGCAGATCGGACGGGTCTCCAAGCGGGCGAGCGCTTGGCTGGACGATGACCTGGCCACAGAATTGCTGGAGGTCGCCGACACCTTCGCTGATGCACTGGCCGAGGTGGCGCCTGGGCGCATCACGGAGCCGGGTTCGCTCGCGGTCGAGGCCGCCGCGTTGGTGCGCGAGGTCAGCCGCCGGGCGGTTTCGGCGCTGGCGACGGGGTCGGGGCAGAGCTCCGATCCGGAGCAGCGGCAACAGGCGGCGTCGGCGATGAAAGAGATCTTCGAGATCGCCGAGCGCATGGCCAGACTCGACGAGCACGATGTGGTCTGGCTGAGCGCGCACGATCGCTTCGGCCGTCAGCTCAACGTTGCGCCGCTGTCGGTTGCGGGGCTGATGCGCGAGAACGTTCTGGAAGAACATCCGACGATCCTGACGTCGGCGACGTTGACGGTCGGTGGTGCATTCGAGTCGATGGCCGGGAGCGTCGGGCTGCGCCGTGCGGACCGTATCGCGGCCGATACCGAGGCCGGCGACGCCGGGCAGTGGCGTGCCATCGATGTCGGATCTCCTTTCGACTACGCCAAACAGGGCATCTTGTATGTGGCGACCGGGCTGCGCAACCCCGGCCGCGATGGTATCGGCGCCGACGCGCTGGCGGAACTGGCTGAGCTCATCTGGGCCGCGGATGGCCGCACGCTCGGCCTGTTCGCCTCGCAGCGGTCTGCCGAAGCAGCCGCAGAGCACCTGCGCGGCGCACTCCCGGGGCTGAACGTGATGTGCCAGGGCGAGGCGAATCTCAGTGAGCTCACCCGCACCTTCATTGCCGAAGAGGATTCCGTGCTGCTGGGCACGATGTCGCTGTGGCAGGGCATTGATGTGCCGGGGGACACCTGCCGGCTGGTGGTGATCGACAAGATCCCGTTCCCGCGGCCCGATGATCCGCTGATGCAGGCCCGACAACAAGCTGTCGCTCAGGCCGGCGGCAACGGCTTCATGCAGGTGGCCGCGAGTCATGCGGCCCTGCTGCTGGCCCAGGGTGCCGGACGCCTGATCCGTTCGACGAGCGACCGGGGCGTGGTGGCGGTCCTCGACCCGCGGCTGATCAAGGCCCGCTACAGCGGCTTCCTGCGAGCCTCGTTGCCGCCGTTTTGGACCACCACCGACGCCGAGGTGGCAATCCAGGCATTGCAGCGTTTGGGGACCAGCTAG
- a CDS encoding RDD family protein produces the protein MSNDYWGRPAEDPGQDAASSDENGQASPETAGQANQEQTGSAAPTYGSPAYEQTAGEQPSSEPAAPSAYGQPDTPSTPPTQAGYGQSSYEQPGGYGQQSGPQPTTPSYGQPGAPTTPGYGQPDAPTTPSYGQPGAQPTTPSYGQSSSYGQPGSGTPNYGTPSYGQSSSYGQAAGEPPSSSYGQSSGQSYGSGDQQQSGGQSFYGQDPYGQQQPRYGQGAGSPSADPYGQPADPYGQQPGYGQPTDSYGQPTYSGSLYGPVGGPAAPLASWGKRALGGLIDFVLPGIVIGIISSFFNSGGNESMIGGIVQFVLGVGWVVYNVGYVGGNTGVTYGRRVAKTRLVSAATGQPIGPGMSILRYFAHIVDSIICYIGWLFPLWDAKRQTLADKMLNTVVLDESPTTPPAPYGPPQQPYGY, from the coding sequence GTGAGCAACGACTACTGGGGTCGCCCCGCTGAGGACCCTGGCCAAGACGCCGCGAGCAGCGACGAGAACGGCCAAGCGAGCCCGGAGACCGCGGGCCAGGCCAACCAAGAACAAACCGGCAGCGCAGCGCCGACGTACGGCTCGCCTGCTTATGAGCAAACCGCAGGTGAGCAGCCGAGCAGCGAGCCAGCAGCACCTTCCGCCTACGGGCAGCCCGACACACCATCCACCCCGCCGACCCAGGCCGGCTACGGGCAGTCGTCCTACGAGCAGCCGGGTGGCTACGGGCAGCAATCCGGTCCCCAACCGACCACTCCCAGCTATGGCCAGCCGGGCGCCCCGACTACCCCCGGCTACGGCCAGCCAGATGCCCCGACTACCCCAAGCTACGGACAGCCGGGCGCACAGCCCACCACTCCCAGCTACGGCCAGTCGTCGAGCTATGGCCAGCCCGGCTCGGGAACACCCAACTACGGCACCCCCAGCTACGGACAGTCGTCGTCCTACGGGCAAGCGGCCGGCGAGCCGCCCTCGTCGTCCTACGGACAATCGAGTGGCCAGTCCTACGGCAGCGGCGACCAACAACAGTCCGGCGGGCAATCGTTCTACGGCCAAGATCCATACGGCCAGCAACAGCCCCGCTACGGCCAGGGCGCCGGTTCGCCTTCGGCCGACCCCTACGGCCAGCCGGCCGACCCCTATGGCCAGCAACCCGGCTACGGCCAGCCGACCGATTCGTATGGTCAGCCGACCTACTCGGGCAGCCTGTACGGCCCGGTCGGTGGCCCGGCGGCACCACTGGCCTCCTGGGGCAAGCGCGCACTCGGTGGCCTGATCGACTTCGTCCTGCCCGGCATCGTCATCGGCATCATCTCCTCCTTCTTCAATTCGGGCGGCAATGAGAGCATGATCGGCGGCATCGTCCAGTTCGTCCTGGGGGTCGGCTGGGTTGTCTACAACGTCGGCTACGTCGGCGGCAACACCGGGGTGACGTACGGCCGCAGGGTCGCCAAGACCCGGCTGGTATCGGCGGCCACTGGTCAACCGATCGGGCCAGGAATGTCGATCCTGCGCTACTTCGCGCACATCGTCGACTCCATCATCTGCTACATCGGATGGCTCTTCCCGCTGTGGGACGCCAAGCGGCAGACCCTCGCGGACAAGATGCTCAACACCGTGGTGCTGGACGAGTCGCCGACGACCCCGCCGGCCCCCTACGGCCCGCCGCAGCAGCCCTACGGCTACTGA
- a CDS encoding DUF3046 domain-containing protein has translation MREAELWQRLVAQLGSGYARVWAEQVVLADLGGRTVSEALAAGVPCKTIWRAAWAHLELPAHDR, from the coding sequence ATGCGTGAGGCCGAACTGTGGCAGCGACTCGTTGCCCAACTGGGATCGGGTTATGCCCGGGTGTGGGCAGAGCAGGTGGTGCTGGCCGACCTCGGAGGGCGCACGGTCAGCGAGGCGCTCGCCGCGGGTGTTCCGTGCAAGACCATCTGGCGGGCGGCATGGGCCCACCTCGAGCTGCCGGCGCACGACCGCTGA
- the dapF gene encoding diaminopimelate epimerase gives MQTLSFAKGHATHNDFVILVDREAMTPLSADTVRWLCDRRGGIGADGVLRAVRSELIPEWQGKPDLWFMDYRNADGSIAEMCGNGLRLFVRYLLDQGLVDAEPVEIATRAGLRKAWACLDGRIKVSMGRVRVAEQPTWIESNGRRYDATTVDVGNPHAGVRLDDVEQLRALDLSVAPTFDQAVYPAGVNVEFVVPVAENALQMRVFERGVGETQSCGTGVVASAAAQLHSLGRQTGSLTVTVPGGALKVDVDDDQAYLTGPAVVVAQGRVTLPKQ, from the coding sequence GTGCAGACGCTGAGCTTTGCCAAGGGGCATGCCACCCACAATGACTTCGTGATTCTGGTCGACCGCGAAGCCATGACGCCGCTGTCTGCCGACACCGTCCGATGGCTGTGCGACCGGCGTGGCGGCATCGGCGCCGACGGCGTGTTGCGCGCCGTGCGCAGCGAGTTGATTCCCGAATGGCAGGGCAAGCCCGACCTGTGGTTCATGGACTACCGCAATGCGGATGGCTCGATCGCCGAGATGTGCGGCAACGGCCTGCGGTTGTTCGTCCGCTATCTGCTCGATCAGGGCCTGGTGGACGCCGAACCCGTCGAGATCGCCACCCGGGCAGGCCTGCGCAAGGCCTGGGCCTGCCTGGACGGACGCATCAAGGTCAGCATGGGCCGGGTGCGCGTCGCTGAGCAGCCGACCTGGATCGAATCGAATGGCCGCCGCTACGACGCCACCACGGTCGATGTGGGCAACCCGCACGCAGGGGTCCGACTGGACGACGTCGAGCAACTCCGCGCACTCGATCTGAGCGTCGCGCCGACGTTCGACCAGGCGGTGTATCCGGCCGGTGTCAATGTCGAATTCGTCGTGCCGGTCGCCGAGAACGCCTTGCAGATGCGGGTCTTCGAACGGGGAGTGGGGGAGACCCAATCGTGCGGTACCGGCGTGGTCGCCTCCGCGGCGGCCCAGCTGCATTCCCTGGGCCGGCAGACCGGCTCCCTGACGGTCACCGTGCCCGGCGGCGCCCTCAAGGTCGACGTCGATGATGACCAGGCTTACCTGACGGGCCCGGCCGTGGTTGTTGCGCAGGGCAGGGTCACCCTGCCCAAACAGTGA
- the miaB gene encoding tRNA (N6-isopentenyl adenosine(37)-C2)-methylthiotransferase MiaB: MTTQITSSSPRTYQVITYGCQMNVHDSERIAGLLEQAGLVAAPEPSGELADADVVVFNTCAVRENADNRLYGNLGHMARIKRERPGMQIAVGGCMAQKDRDLVTTKAPWVDVVFGTNNVGSLPVLLERARITEQAQVEIKEALQTFPSNLPTRRDSAYAAWVSISVGCNNTCTFCIVPSLRGKETDRRPGEILREISMLVDEGVQEITLLGQNVNTYGVEFGDRSAFAQLLRSVGQVDGLERVRFTSPHPASFTNDVIEAMAETHNVMPSLHMPLQSGSDAVLRAMRRSYRKDRFLRILDDVRAAMPHAAITTDIIVGFPGETEADFEQTLDVVRRARFSAAFTFQYSIRPGTPAATMPDQIPAEVVQERYERLVAEIEQIAWEENTSLVGSTAEVLFAAGEGRKDQATTRITGRARDNRLVHVAKPDDPDLQPRPGDIAELTITRAAPHHLVADAPIRNLRRTRGGDAWQAAQQPRPSGIGLGLPTIQVR, from the coding sequence ATGACCACGCAGATCACATCGTCCTCGCCGCGCACCTATCAGGTCATCACCTACGGGTGCCAGATGAACGTGCACGATTCCGAACGCATCGCCGGACTACTCGAACAGGCCGGTCTGGTTGCCGCACCCGAGCCCTCGGGCGAACTCGCCGACGCCGATGTGGTCGTCTTCAACACCTGCGCCGTGCGAGAGAACGCCGACAACCGTCTCTACGGAAACCTCGGGCACATGGCGCGCATCAAGCGTGAACGCCCGGGCATGCAGATCGCCGTCGGTGGCTGCATGGCTCAGAAGGACCGCGATCTCGTCACCACGAAGGCGCCCTGGGTGGACGTGGTCTTTGGCACCAACAACGTCGGTTCGCTGCCGGTGCTGCTGGAACGCGCCAGAATCACCGAGCAGGCGCAGGTCGAGATCAAGGAAGCCCTGCAGACCTTCCCGTCCAACCTGCCGACCCGCCGCGACTCGGCCTATGCCGCCTGGGTGTCGATCAGCGTCGGCTGCAACAACACCTGCACCTTCTGTATCGTCCCCAGCCTGCGCGGCAAGGAGACCGACCGCAGGCCGGGCGAGATCCTGCGCGAGATCTCGATGCTGGTCGACGAGGGGGTCCAGGAGATCACCCTGCTCGGCCAGAACGTCAACACCTACGGCGTCGAGTTCGGTGACCGTTCCGCCTTCGCGCAGTTGCTGCGCTCGGTCGGGCAGGTCGACGGTCTGGAACGCGTCCGGTTCACCAGCCCGCATCCGGCGTCGTTCACCAACGACGTGATCGAGGCGATGGCCGAGACCCACAATGTGATGCCGAGCCTGCACATGCCCCTGCAGTCCGGCTCCGACGCGGTGCTGCGCGCGATGCGGCGCAGCTACCGCAAGGACCGCTTCCTGCGCATTCTGGACGATGTGCGCGCGGCGATGCCGCATGCCGCGATCACCACCGACATCATCGTCGGCTTCCCCGGCGAGACCGAGGCCGACTTCGAACAGACCCTCGACGTCGTCCGCCGGGCCCGATTCAGTGCGGCCTTCACGTTCCAGTACTCCATTCGCCCCGGGACGCCGGCCGCCACCATGCCCGATCAGATCCCGGCCGAGGTGGTCCAGGAACGCTACGAGCGGCTGGTGGCCGAGATCGAGCAGATCGCCTGGGAGGAGAACACGTCGCTGGTGGGCTCCACCGCCGAGGTGTTGTTCGCGGCGGGCGAGGGACGAAAAGACCAAGCCACCACCAGGATCACCGGACGTGCCCGCGACAACCGGCTCGTCCATGTCGCGAAGCCCGACGACCCCGACCTGCAGCCGCGCCCCGGCGATATCGCCGAGCTGACGATCACCCGGGCCGCGCCCCACCACCTGGTCGCCGACGCCCCGATCCGCAATCTGCGCCGCACCCGGGGCGGCGATGCCTGGCAGGCCGCCCAGCAGCCGCGTCCCTCGGGGATCGGTCTCGGACTGCCCACCATCCAGGTCCGCTGA
- the lexA gene encoding transcriptional repressor LexA — MITVRRPPATPRRAGRPSNEDIARDLGLDNVAELPDSSEDELGLTARQRRILEFIQETVSSRGYPPSIREVGEAVGLASSSSVSHQLKALEAKGFLRRDPNRPRALEVILPTRTASPTEPEAEPLGQDDATDSGDRSPNAVAVPVLGSIAAGVPILADEQVEQVLPLPRELVGQGTLFSLKVRGDSMVDAAICDGDYVVVRQQPTADNGDIVAALLDGEATVKTLRRVPGQVWLMPHNPAYQPIDGNDAAILGKVVAVLRRI, encoded by the coding sequence ATGATCACAGTGAGGCGTCCACCCGCCACCCCTCGCCGTGCCGGCCGGCCATCCAACGAAGACATCGCCCGCGATCTGGGCTTGGACAACGTCGCCGAACTACCCGACAGCTCCGAGGACGAACTGGGGCTGACCGCCCGTCAGCGCCGCATCCTGGAGTTCATCCAGGAAACCGTGTCGTCTCGCGGCTACCCACCCAGCATCCGCGAAGTGGGCGAGGCTGTCGGCCTGGCCAGTTCCTCCAGCGTTTCTCATCAGCTGAAGGCCCTGGAGGCCAAGGGTTTCCTGCGACGCGACCCGAATCGTCCGCGGGCCCTCGAGGTCATTCTTCCGACCCGGACGGCCTCCCCAACAGAACCCGAGGCCGAGCCGCTCGGCCAAGACGACGCCACCGATTCGGGTGACCGGTCACCGAACGCCGTCGCTGTGCCGGTGCTCGGCAGCATCGCCGCCGGCGTGCCGATTCTCGCTGACGAACAGGTGGAGCAGGTGTTGCCGCTGCCACGCGAGCTCGTCGGACAGGGGACCTTGTTCTCACTCAAGGTGCGCGGAGACTCGATGGTGGACGCAGCAATCTGCGATGGCGACTATGTGGTCGTCCGTCAGCAGCCCACTGCGGACAATGGCGACATCGTAGCGGCGTTGCTCGACGGGGAGGCCACCGTGAAGACGTTGCGCCGTGTGCCGGGCCAGGTCTGGCTGATGCCGCACAATCCGGCCTACCAGCCGATCGACGGTAACGACGCCGCGATTCTCGGCAAGGTTGTCGCGGTTCTGCGGCGGATCTGA
- a CDS encoding regulatory protein RecX, with protein MEPPVGSEPEPAADAYAVTREIALRALDRRAYGRAELAQYLARKGAEHGVIEQVLRRFEEVGLINDAAFADQWVETRQRGRLLPRRTLIAELRRKGLDDDVIARAVEPVDQAVEAASALELARRKARSVAGLEREVALRRIAGTLGRRGYSGELAWSASRQALDEVTNPDLGS; from the coding sequence GTGGAACCTCCCGTCGGCAGCGAGCCCGAACCGGCGGCGGACGCCTATGCGGTGACTCGGGAGATCGCTTTGCGGGCCTTGGACCGGCGCGCGTACGGCCGCGCCGAGCTGGCCCAGTATCTGGCCCGCAAGGGCGCCGAGCACGGCGTCATCGAGCAGGTCCTGCGCCGGTTCGAGGAGGTCGGCCTGATCAACGATGCGGCTTTCGCTGACCAGTGGGTCGAAACCCGACAGCGCGGGCGGCTGCTGCCGCGCCGCACCCTGATCGCCGAACTTCGCCGAAAAGGCCTGGACGACGATGTCATCGCCCGGGCGGTGGAGCCGGTGGATCAGGCGGTCGAGGCCGCCTCGGCCTTGGAACTGGCTCGTCGCAAGGCGCGCAGCGTAGCCGGGCTCGAACGTGAGGTCGCGCTGCGCCGGATCGCCGGCACGCTGGGACGCCGCGGCTACAGCGGGGAGCTGGCCTGGTCGGCCTCCCGGCAGGCCCTCGACGAGGTCACGAATCCCGATCTCGGTTCCTGA
- the miaA gene encoding tRNA (adenosine(37)-N6)-dimethylallyltransferase MiaA, whose protein sequence is MVAQLPLIVLIGPTASGKSSLAIRLATLLAGRGQPAEIVNADSMLVYRGMNIGTAKPTAAELAAVRHHLVDIMDITEAASVAEFQSMARAAIDRLRGQGVVPILVGGSSLYIRAIVDRFDFPGTDPVVRQKWQDELDRIGAPALHQVLAERHPSAAESILPGNGRRIVRALEVIELTGDFNPQLPEPVYALDEVHQFGLHPDRAEMDARIAARVDQMWADGLVDEVRDLAARGLREGLTASRGLGYQQVLAYLGGELSEAEARQATIDGTRRFARKQLGWFARDPRITWLSAADPHADETIAGHLGLPAGK, encoded by the coding sequence GTGGTCGCTCAGCTGCCCCTGATCGTCCTGATCGGGCCCACCGCGAGCGGGAAGTCGTCGCTGGCGATCCGTCTGGCCACGCTGCTGGCCGGTCGGGGACAACCGGCCGAGATCGTGAACGCCGATTCGATGCTGGTCTACCGCGGCATGAACATCGGCACCGCCAAGCCGACCGCGGCAGAACTGGCAGCCGTGCGGCATCATCTGGTCGACATCATGGATATCACCGAGGCAGCCTCGGTGGCCGAGTTCCAGTCGATGGCCCGCGCCGCCATCGACCGGCTGCGTGGCCAGGGCGTCGTGCCGATCCTGGTGGGCGGCAGCAGCCTGTATATCCGCGCGATCGTCGACCGGTTCGATTTTCCGGGCACCGACCCGGTCGTCCGCCAGAAATGGCAGGACGAGCTCGACCGCATCGGCGCGCCCGCGCTGCACCAGGTGCTCGCCGAGCGCCACCCGAGTGCCGCCGAGAGCATCCTGCCCGGCAACGGCCGGCGCATCGTGCGGGCTCTCGAAGTGATCGAACTCACCGGCGACTTCAATCCCCAGCTGCCCGAGCCCGTTTACGCGCTGGACGAGGTTCACCAGTTCGGTCTGCATCCCGACCGGGCCGAGATGGACGCCCGGATCGCCGCCAGGGTCGACCAGATGTGGGCTGACGGGTTGGTCGACGAAGTGCGCGACTTGGCCGCACGGGGGCTGCGTGAAGGCCTGACGGCCTCGCGCGGGCTCGGCTATCAGCAGGTGCTGGCATATCTCGGCGGCGAACTCAGCGAAGCCGAGGCCCGGCAGGCCACGATCGACGGCACCCGCCGGTTCGCGCGCAAGCAACTCGGCTGGTTCGCACGCGACCCCCGCATCACCTGGCTGAGTGCGGCCGATCCGCACGCAGATGAGACGATTGCCGGACATCTCGGCCTGCCAGCCGGTAAGTGA